The following are encoded together in the Notolabrus celidotus isolate fNotCel1 chromosome 9, fNotCel1.pri, whole genome shotgun sequence genome:
- the ep400 gene encoding E1A-binding protein p400 isoform X10: protein MHHGSGSQNMQRQLQRSKSVSGSEAEETQQQPTMAVTQQQATINHPPSPVTTFSSSASPSAPQSPNYQIIMSRSPVTGQNMNITLQNVTGNQQITLTPLPIQNPASPGFQHTTPQWRFEHAPSSYIQVTSPVPQPLQPQSPTQHSPVPVQGLTRPGAPTAALGVCGQSPTRFVEAGMLVRQISLGSPSGSGHFVYQEGTGLAQITATTPGQVQLTSPGAPGSVRERRLSQPHSQTGGTIHHLGPQSPVATGASLPTLSSPGHITTSNLPPQISSIIQGQLARPMIFEKTSQGVVAGVGTTAAFSIPSSIPPSSPSLTSPTLGMPNNPLGPTSMTVGTVKKQAPKKLEEIAPSTPEIAQLRKQCLEHHTKKMDSLKEVFKEYLIELFFLQHLQGNMMDYLAFKKKPCVPLYTYLRQNDLDLEDEDDEEEQSEVINDEVKVVTGKDGQAVTPVAIATQLPANVSAAFSVQQQFQGHQGSAAGTITNPGDLDAFKRQQAMAQAGGMPPTPQAVQIAGQKQNQQQYDHSKGPPVQNAASLHTPPPQLPSRLPQGALPMASLSMTLSQQAQLVESAQPCGQLAQVKVQAGGPILAAVNPHAQLQAQLQQQMQPGLHLQLQPQQQPQAILQPGQATVALARPGTESNPPVQRIITNSLSMSPAPLSALNPVQTPHTANPLRPHGANINPSTPSKLTGTNGISTVKMGGFGQSATMNSSQEGSQDKQVEQAKLESQVHQRISELRKEGQWSASRLPKLMEASRPKSHWDYLLEEMQWMAADFAQERRWKEAAAKKLVRTCARYHQEQKTSEERAKRERDIHLRHIASTIAREVEFFWSNIEQVVEIKLQFDIYEKRLKALSLQRASAKAPGQSPAVKADKEEAGTSFKKRKLSSPLVEEDALDEESTIEEQEVMEGNSDHKAELVDLAKDAEMPLDALVKQYAGAYADNFDWPQPSPQSEEENMEETEEVECPASSPPEAVMIDSLLSVDQYRGADKASSSESDGKTARDIAEVAATTELILPKGSFRTTSSTRSPAPILLHGSLREYQQIGVDWLVNLHKKHLNGILADETGLGKTVQTVAYMAHLAGQEGIWGPHLIVVRTCKLLNWEVEFKRWCPGLKILLYLGNRRERRSKRMWWGEANSFHVCVTSYKLLMKDQSHFLRRRWRHLILDEVQLIKNMTEKHWETVFALKSEQRILLINTPLQNTLKELWTMIHFLLPGITRSYSDFPVKAGTDQNQDYCHKLVIRLHRMIQPFILRRSKRDVEKQLPKKYEHILKCRLSSRQKSLYEDILTQPRAQEALKTGHFVSVLQVLMQLQRVCNHPELVAPRENNSSYFGSSLQYNVPSLVLEALQKDSSKIANMSIFDLINNENRLTRYQTEEVVPKLKITQQLIEEIHTGPDPLPRPKPCPIKPMRLFQSVQYGTKPEGRLAAITSTASQRPPTSSPTTNTSVSTTTNQSAQTRVKSPVTTATTTATSNGGDVVKIAQLANMAGTQSRISQPETPVTLQFQGNKFTLSPSQLRQLTTGQPLQLQGNILQIVSAPGQQIIRPQGPMVMQAMPQAVPASNASATPGTPHPALSTAQQALGATTNATSVPTKLTTPTKAGSQESSEEKNQQLKERLGRLFAANERRCSRRVLYGSDLLQACTLSTEPSHSALTAGGWSWVGRESCLRAQRTCVATTSTLQSSLLSVEDRLEAANSLIKRLVCVVPTAVAPLPQLYAANPPVPYSLDQKSFQRRLQEASSPLSADIHHFTSKSLIHFPDLQLMQMDSGKLEALAILLQKLRSESHRVLIFTQMVKMLDILEAFLDHRQLTYVRVDESFTADERQESIKRFNRNKKVFCSILTNRCCSAVGTVFDADTIIFYDTDLNPSMDARTQEWCDKIGRSKDIHIYRLESGNSIEEKLLKNGTKDLIREVAAQGTDYTLAFLTQRTIQDLFEVEAGSGEKVEEFVVLHQEPSASEAISPRVARPYIQALHSINLDAPAEEKEQQQVKEELESKESKEGEQESESQSPEEPAHIEELNAVMEQLTPIERYALHYLEYLHISDDETALKEQLECSKKGWEMKQLQKLKEEEDERLMMEGDEDLFTYTREDAYNMEYVFDAEDGHTEIMPVWTPPTPPQDDNDIYIDSVMMLMYDTTPMPESKLPPIYIRKEHKRLKMDPSAARKKKKGHGETVIPPRSLFEKASMLKVRREGKDQKKNFSLKQQAPFAKPLPSLVKPAMEAGQDNPEWLISEDWALLQAVKQLLELPLNLTIVSPAHTPNWDLVSDVVNSCSRIYRSPKQCRNRYENVIIPREEGKLVYEANPKKKTKSIYKSKNNRPLRTSQIYTQDDNATHIQLYNSRFELMKIIASKRSPPIKPLLGMNPFQKNPKHASVLAESGISYDKPLPPIQVASQRAERIAKEKKALAEQQKAQQLAQQQAGTPAQAATGQAQTPAAVAQVSQTAAVAGATAVPNAAVLAGAIKNATVGTTIQAATVGGNVIVNTVAGVPPSPFQANKRLASPVIPGTLSPAGAAGAQVVHAQQRAVTTAAAPAEVVAIATGQGVRTVTPVTASAVVTTTLSPGQSQTRPLVTQVTPAAGMQLPQGKPLTPAHLQMLRQQQLQQHQQQQQQAASPQIKAELIKMQKHKLQLQQQQQVAAAVAAAQGQQAAGAQQAAQVQSAQATQANPQLATVAAPRPGAVLTGTTVARLTRVPTQGQIQAQAGHTAQVTLTKPPVVSVPAVVSSAGVTTLPVTVAGISVAIGQATKTGGPVLTQSFPPMQVQQLLQMKKQQQAVQAAAQQKAGQPQGQATVQQKIGTQQVTVQAAQPTQQGQKVTYAAGIKTQFFTTSIAQAQKTTGAQQIQVAKLPQIVQQQPTVANIQQIVSSPQQIQGQPQTVTLTQATTSTPAQVQMIPAGTATVQVVQQKIIQQQVVTAATSPQIQTPPSHSPAQQSTATSSAETPAQQPTQAQQPTKGQARQSGIRAKTTAKPSGGGS from the exons ATGCACCATGGAAGTGGATCACAGAACATGCAACGACAGCTCCAGAGATCTAAGTCTGTCAGTGGGTCTGAAGCAGAGGAGACGCAGCAGCAGCCCACCATGGCAGTCACACAGCAGCAAGCTACAATCAACCATCCACCGTCTCCTGTGACCACATTCTCCTCCTCCGCCAGCCCTTCAGCCCCTCAGTCACCCAATTATCAGATAATCATGAGTCGTAGCCCGGTCACCGGCCAGAACATGAACATCACTTTACAAAATGTGACCGGTAACCAACAGATCACCCTGACCCCACTCCCTATCCAGAACCCTGCATCCCCTGGCTTTCAGCATACTACACCTCAGTGGAGGTTTGAGCATGCTCCATCCTCTTACATTCAGGTTACCTCACCTGTGCCCCAGCCCCTGCAGCCCCAGAGTCCCACCCAGCACAGCCCAGTCCCTGTGCAAGGTTTGACAAGGCCAGGAGCACCCACAGCAGCACTGGGTGTGTGTGGACAGAGTCCAACGCGATTTGTTGAAGCTGGTATGTTGGTGAGACAAATCAGTTTAGGCAGTCCATCTGGGAGTGGTCACTTTGTTTACCAGGAGGGGACAGGACTGGCCCAGATTACTGCAACCACACCTGGCCAGGTACAGCTGACGTCTCCAGGGGCACCAGGCTCTGTGAGGGAACGCCGGCTATCCCAACCTCACTCACAGACGGGAGGCACCATCCACCACCTTGGACCTCAAAGTCCTGTGGCCACTGGCGCTTCTCTCCCCACTTTGAGCAGTCCCGGTCACATTACCACCTCCAACCTACCTCCACAAATCAGCAGTATCATTCAAGGACAGCTGGCACGCCCCATGATATTTGAGAAAACATCACAGGGTGTGGTTGCTGGAGTAGGAACCACGGCAGCTTTCAGTATACCCTCCTCCATTCCACCCTCTAGCCCATCCCTCACTAGTCCAACCCTAGGCATGCCCAACAACCCCCTTGGACCCACCAGCATGACTGTGGGCACTGTGAAGAAGCAGGCTCCCAAGAAGTTAGAAGAAATTGCCCCCTCTACTCCAGAAATTGCTCAGCTGAGGAAACAGTGCCTGGAGCACCACACAAAGAAGATGGACAGCCTGAAGGAGGTGTTCAAAGAATACCTGATTGAGCTTTTCTTTCTGCAGCACCTCCAAGGGAATATGATGGACTACCTAGCATTCAAAAAGAAGCCCTGTGTTCCTTTGTATACTTACCTGAGACAGAATGACTTGGACcttgaagatgaagatgacgaAGAGGAACAGTCTGAAGTCATTAATGATGAG gtaAAGGTTGTTACTGGAAAGGATGGCCAAGCAGTGACACCAGTTGCCATAGCAACACAGCTTCCTGCCAATGTTTCAGCAGCTTTCTCTGTCCAGCAGCAGTTCCAG GGACACCAGGGGTCTGCTGCTGGCACAATTACAAACCCGGGAGACTTGGATGCCTTTAAGAGGCAGCAGGCTATGGCGCAAGCAG GCGGGATGCCGCCTACCCCTCAAGCGGTCCAGATTGCtggacagaaacagaaccagcaaCAATATGACCACTCTAAAGGACCTCCAGTGCAGAATGCAGCCAGTctacacacacctcctcctcagctgccaAGCAGGTTGCCCCAAGGTGCCCTCCCTATGGCCAGCCTGTCAATGACACTCTCCCAGCAGGCTCAGTTAGTGGAGTCGGCTCAGCCTTGTGGTCAGCTGGCTCAGGTGAAAGTGCAGGCAGGTGGGCCTATCCTGGCTGCAGTGAACCCTCACGCACAGCTCCAGGCTCAGCTGCAACAGCAGATGCAGCCAGGTCTTCATCTCCAGCTGCAGCCCCAGCAACAACCCCAAGCCATTCTCCAGCCTGGGCAGGCG acgGTGGCACTTGCTCGCCCTGGTACCGAGTCAAACCCGCCGGTTCAGAGGATAATAACCAACTCGTTATCCATGTCTCctgctcccctctctgctcttaaTCCTGTCCAAACCCCCCATACTGCAAATCCACTCCGCCCTCACGGTGCCAACATCAACCCAAGCACCCCGTCCAAACTCACTGGGACAAATGGCATATCCACAGTTAAAATGGGTGGCTTTGGTCAAAGTGCAACCATGAACTCTTCACAGGAGGGTTCTCAAGACAAGCAAGTAGAGCAGGCCAAACTG GAGAGTCAAGTGCATCAGCGCATCTCTGAGCTAAGGAAGGAGGGTCAGTGGTCAGCGAGCAGACTCCCTAAACTTATGGAAGCCTCACGTCCAAAGTCTCACTGGGACTACCTCCTGGAGGAGATGCAGTGGATGGCTGCTGACTTTGCCCAGGAGAGGAGATGGAAAGAGGCTGCCGCTAAGAAA CTTGTTCGTACATGTGCCCGTTACCACCAAGAGCAGAAGACAAGTGAAGAGAGggcaaagagagaaagggataTTCATCTTCGTCATATTGCCAGCACTATCGCCAGAGAGGTGGAATTCTTCTGGTCAAACATTGAGCAG GTTGTTGAAATCAAATTACAGTTTGACATTTATGAGAAGAGACTCAAAGCACTCAGCTTACAGAGAGCCTCAGCTAAAG CACCTGGTCAGTCACCAGCTGTGAAAGCTGATAAAGAG gagGCGGGGACTTCATTTAAAAAGCGAAAATTAAGTTCACCCTTGGTTGAGGAAGATG CCCTAGATGAAGAGAGCACTATTGAGGAGCAGGAGGTCATGGAGGGAAATTCAGACCACAAAGCAGAGTTGGTTGACCTTGCCAAAGATG CTGAGATGCCCCTGGATGCTTTGGTGAAGCAATATGCTGGCGCATATGCTGACAACTTTGATTGGCCTCAGCCTAGTCCacaaagtgaagaagaaaacatggaaGAGACTGAAG AAGTGGAGTGTCCTGCAAGCAGTCCTCCTGAGGCGGTGATGATTGACTCCCTACTCAGTGTGGATCAGTACCGAGGTGCTGACAAAGcctcctcctctgagtctgatggGAAGACTGCGAGAGACATAGCTGAAGTTGCTGCCACCACAGAGCTCATCCTGCCCAAGGGGAGCTTCAGGACAACTTCCTCA ACCCGCAGTCCAGCTCCTATTCTACTGCATGGGTCGCTGCGAGAGTATCAGCAAATCGGTGTTGACTGGCTGGTGAATCTCCACAAGAAACACCTCAACGGCATCCTAGCAGACGAGACGGGCCTCGGCAAGACTGTACAGACAGTCGCTTATATGGCCCACTTAGCAGGCCAAGAAG GCATCTGGGGACCTCACCTTATTGTAGTAAGGACGTGCAAGTTGCTAAATTGGGAGGTTGAGTTTAAGCGCTGGTGTCCAGGCCTTAAGATCCTTCTTTATCTTGGCAACCGAAGGGAGCGGAGGTCAAAGAGAATG TGGTGGGGAGAAGCCAACAgcttccatgtgtgtgtaacgtCCTACAAACTGCTGATGAAAGACCAGAGCCATTTTCTGAGGAGAAGATGGAGGCATCTGATCCTGGACGAGGTTCAgctcatcaaaaacatgactgaGAAACACTGGGAAACAGTCTTTGCTCTAAAAAG TGAGCAGAGGATTCTCCTCATCAACACTCCTCTGCAAAATACCCTGAAGGAACTGTGGACCATGATCCACTTCCTTTTGCCAGGAATCACCAGGTCCTACTCTGACTTCCCAGTAAAGGCAGGAACAGACCAGAACCAGGACTACTGCCACAAACTGGTCATCCGCCTGCACAGG ATGATCCAGCCCTTCATCCTGAGGCGCTCCAAAAGGGACGTGGAGAAACAGCTGCCCAAGAAGTACGAGCACATCCTGAAGTGTCGTCTCTCCAGCAGACAGAAAAGCCTTTATGAGGACATCCTCACTCAACCAAG AGCTCAGGAGGCATTGAAGACGGGTCATTTTGTCAGCGTACTTCAGGTTTTGATGCAGCTGCAGCGAGTGTGTAACCACCCTGAGCTGGTGGCACCAAGAGAGAACAACAGCTCCTACTTCGGATCCTCTCTACAATACAATGTGCCATCGCTGGTGCTGGAAGCTCTGCAGAAGGACTCTAGCAAG ATTGCCAACATGTCCATATTTGATCTGATCAACAACGAGAACAGGCTGACCCGCTACCAGACTGAAGAGGTGGTACCTAAACTAAAGATCACTCAACAGCTCATAGAGGAGATCCACACTGGTCCCGATCCACTGCCACGACCCAAGCCGTGCCCAATAAAACCCATGAG ATTATTCCAGTCAGTTCAGTACGGGACGAAGCCAGAAGGCCGTTTGGCAGCCATCACAAGTACAGCAAGCCAGCGTCCACCAACGAGCTCTCCTACTACTAACACCTCTGTTTCCACCACCACCAACCAGTCAGCCCAGACCAGGGTCAAGTCCCCTGTTACCACGGCAACTACCACAGCCACATCTAATG GTGGAGACGTGGTGAAGATTGCCCAGCTGGCCAACATGGCAGGCACACAGAGTCGTATCTCGCAGCCAGAGACTCCTGTCACTCTGCAGTTTCAGGGAAACAAGTTCACTTTGTCTCCCAGCCAGCTCCGTCAGCTCACCACTGGGCAGCCTTTGCAGCTCCAAG GTAACATCCTGCAGATTGTGTCGGCTCCCGGGCAGCAGATCATCAGGCCCCAGGGACCGATGGTGATGCAAGCAATGCCACAAGCTGTTCCTGCTTCTAATGCCTCAGCTACACCTGGCACACCTCATCCCGCCCTTTCCACTGCCCAACAAG caCTGGGAGCGACTACAAATGCCACATCAGTGCCCACCAAACTCACTACTCCCACCAAAGCTGGTTCTCAG GAGTCTTCAGAGGAAAAGAATCAGCAGCTAAAGGAGCGTTTGGGCCGCCTGTTCGCAGCGAACGAGCGACGCTGCAGCCGCAGAGTGTTGTACGGGTCAGACCTTCTGCAGGCATGCACTCTGAGCACAGAGCCGAGTCATTCCGCCCTGACTGCTGGAGGCTGGAGTTGGGTTGGTAGAGAGAGCTGCCTCAGGGCCCAAAGAACCTGCGTTGCTACCACTTCAACACTGcagtcctctctgctctctgtggagGACCGCCTGGAGGCCGCCAACAGCCTTATCAAGAG GCTGGTTTGTGTGGTGCCTACTGCTGTAGCCCCACTTCCTCAGCTGTATGCAGCCAATCCGCCGGTTCCCTACAGTCTGGACCAGAAGTCCTTTCAGCGTCGACTACAGGAGGCCTCTTCACCCCTCAGTGCTGATATCCACCACTTTACATCCAAGAGTCTCATCCATTTCCCTGACCTGCAGCTGATGCAGATGGACTCag GTAAACTGGAAGCTCTTGCCATTCTGCTGCAGAAGCTGAGGTCAGAGAGCCACCGCGTCCTCATCTTTACTCAGATGGTGAAGATGTTGGACATCCTGGAGGCCTTCCTCGATCACAGGCAGCTGACTTATGTGCGGGTTGATGAAAGCTTCACTGCTGATGAACGACAG GAGAGTATAAAGAGGTTTAACAGGAATAAGAAAGTGTTCTGCAGCATCCTCACAAAccgctgctgctctgctgtcgGGACTGTGTTTGATGCAGACACCATCATCTTCTACGACACAGACCTCAATCCCAGCATGGACGCCCGCACACAAGAGTGGTGTGACAAAATCGGACGTTCTAAGGATATACACATATATAG GTTGGAGAGCGGGAACTCAAtcgaagaaaagctgctgaaGAATGGCACCAAGGACCTGATCAGAGAAGTGGCTGCCCAGGGTACAGACTACACCCTGGCTTTCCTCACACAG CGGACTATCCAGGATCTGTTTGAGGTGGAGGCAGGCTCGGGGGAAAAGGTAGAGGAGTTTGTGGTTCTTCATCAGGAGCCCTCGGCCTCAGAGGCCATTTCGCCTAGAGTGGCGAGACCCTACATTCAGGCTCTGCACAGCATCAACCTGGATGCTCCAGCAGAGgagaaagagcagcagcaggtgaaggAGGAGTTAGAAAGCAAGGAGTCAAAAGAGGGGGAGCAGGAGTCAGAGAGCCAATCCCCAGAGGAGCCTGCACACATAGAGGAGCTGAATGCTGTCATGGAACAG CTCACACCAATTGAAAGGTATGCCCTGCATTACCTGGAGTACCTCCATATCAGTGATGATGAAACTGCTCTTAAG GAGCAGCTGGAGTGCTCTAAGAAAGGCTGGGAGATGAAGCAGCTTCAGaaactgaaggaggaggaggatgagcgGCTGATGATGGAGGGAGACGAAGACCTGTTCACCTACACCAGAGAGGATGCCTACAACATG GAGTATGTGTTTGATGCAGAAGACGGTCACACAGAAATCATGCCG GTTTGGAccccaccaacaccaccacagGATGACAATGACATTTACATAGACTCTGTGATGATGCTGATGTACGACACCACACCCATGCCAGAATCCAAATTGCCTCCCATCTACATCCGCAAGGAGCACAAACGACTCAAGATGGACCCCTCAG CAgccaggaagaagaaaaagggcCACGGGGAGACGGTCATTCCTCCACGCTCTCTGTTCGAAAAGGCCAGCATGCTCAAAGTTCGCCGCGAGGGCAAAGACCAGAAGAAGAACTTCTCCCTCAAGCAACAGGCACCCTTTGCAAAGCCCCTCCCCTCGCTGGTCAAACCTGCCATGGAGGCCGGCCAAGACAACCCAGAGTGGCTCATCAGTGAGGACTGGGCTCTGCTTCAG GCTGTGAAGCAGCTGCTGGAGTTACCTCTGAACCTGACGATCGTGTCTCCTGCCCACACTCCAAACTGGGATCTGGTGAGTGACGTGGTAAACTCCTGCAGTCGCATCTACCGCTCTCCCAAACAGTGTCGCAACCGCTATGAAAATGTCATCATTCCCAGAGAGGAGGGCAAG ttGGTGTATGAGGCAAACCCCAAGAAGAAAACCAAGAGTATATACAAG TCTAAGAACAACCGCCCTCTAAGAACGAGTCAGATCTACACACAGGACGACAACGCTACTCACATTCAGCTGTACAACAGCCGCTTTGAACTCATGAAGATCATAGCCAGCAAGAGGAGTCCACCAATCAAACCACT ACTCGGAATGAATCCATTCCAGAAGAATCCCAAACATGCGTCTGTCTTGGCAGAAAG TGGGATCAGCTACGACAAGCCCCTACCTCCCATTCAAGTGGCCTCTCAACGTGCTGAGAGGATTGCCAAGGAGAAAAAG GCCCTTGCAGAGCAGCAAAAGGCTCAGCAGTTGGCACAGCAGCAAGCGGGAACTCCAGCTCAGGCTGCAACCGGCCAGGCTCAGACTCCCGCTGCTGTGGCTCAGGTCTCTCAGACTGCCGCAGTGGCTGGAGCCACTGCTGTACCAAATGCAGCAGTTCTG GCTGGAGCCATAAAAAACGCAACCGTGGGCACAACCATCCAGGCTG CTACTGTAGGGGGGAATGTGATTGTGAACACAGTAGCTGGAGTTCCTCCAAGTCCCTTCCAGGCCAACAAACGCCTGGCATCTCCAGTCATACCAGGCACCCTGTCT CCTGCTGGTGCAGCTGGAGCCCAGGTGGTCCACGCACAGCAGAGGGCTGTCACGACTGCTGCTGCCCCAGCTGAGGTGGTCGCCATAGCTACAGGTCAAGGTGTAAGAACTGTTACCCCGGTTACAGCATCTGCAGTGGTCACTACTACTCTGAGTCCAGGGCAGTCACAGACCCGCCCCCTGGTCACTCAGGTCACACCAG CCGCAGGTATGCAGCTGCCACAAGGAAAACCTCTTACCCCAGCACACCTGCAGATGCTCcgacagcagcagctgcagcagcaccaacaacagcaacagcaggcTGCCTCTCCACAGATCAAAGCG GAGCTGATAAAGATGCAAAAGCATAagttgcagctgcagcagcagcagcaggtggcaGCAGCAGTGGCAGCAGCTCAGGGccaacaggctgcaggagctcAGCAGGCAGCTCAGGTCCAGTCTGCACAGGCCACACAAGCGAACCCTCAGCTGGCAACTGTGGCAGCACCCAGACCTGGAGCTGTGCTGACCGGCACCACTGTGGCTAGACTG ACTCGAGTCCCCACTCAAGGCCAGATTCAGGCCCAGGCAGGACATACAGCCCAGGTGACCCTCACCAAGCCTCCTGTGGTCTCTGTGCCAGCTGTGGTCTCATCAGCAGGAGTCACAACACTGCCTGTCACTGTAGCAGGCATCAGTGTGGCTATCGGGCAGGCCACGAAAACAG gtGGGCCTGTGCTGACGCAGTCATTCCCACCAATGCAGGtccagcagctgctgcagatgaagaaacagcagcaggcagTCCAGGCTGCAGCTCAGCAGAAAGCAGGGCAGCCGCAAGGACAGGCCACTGTGCAGCAGAAG ATTGGCACCCAGCAGGTGACAGTGCAGGCAGCCCAGCCGACCCAGCAGGGGCAGAAGGTGACCTACGCTGCCGGAATCAAGACCCAGTTCTTCACCACATCCATCGCTCAGGCTCAGAAAACCACAGGGGCCCAACAAATCCAG GTGGCTAAGCTCCCGCAAATAGTGCAGCAGCAACCAACCGTGGCCAATATTCAACAGATCGTGTCGTCTCCTCAGCAG ATCCAAGGCCAGCCTCAGACTGTCACTCTGACCCAGGCGACCACATCCACTCCTGCTCAAGTGCAGATGATTCCCGCTGGGACTGCAACAGTCCAGGTGGTCCAGCAGAAGATCATCCAGCAGCAGGTGGTGACCGCAGCCACGTCTCCGCAGATCCAGACTCCCCCTTCACACAGCCCCGCCCAGCAGTCCACAGCCACCTCTTCTGCAGAGACCCCGGCTCAGCAGCCCACTCAGGCCCAGCAGCCCACCAAGGGTCAAGCTCGGCAGAGTGGCATCAGAGCCAAAACTACCGCCAAACCCAGTGGAGGGGGCAGCTAA